The genomic region TTACCATGGCGAAAACAACACTCTTGTCCCTTGTAGCAGCATGCCTCCTAATCGTCCCTTCTTCTGCGAGGCCTGAGACACCTGATATCACCAACCACTACACTTCTTTCAAGAACCCACCTGTCACCTCGCGTCCTCTCTTCCGATATTGGCTGCCGGATGCCAGTGCTGATGTGTCAAAAGTAGCTGAAGACATTGCTAGTGCCGGTAGTATCGGAGCTGGAGGTGTCGAGTTGGTTCCTTTCTACCAGTATGGAGGCCATGGGGGTCGGTATCCGCCAGGAGCTGACTGGGCCACCTATGGCTTTGGATCACCTGCAtttgttgatgttctcgaACAAGCAGCCAAAGCTCATGTATCACATGGCTTGAAGATGGACTTCGCACTCGGTCCTAATCAGGGCCAGGGAGTCCCTGCAGATcctgatgaagaaggattGCAGTGGGATCTGGTAGGTCCTTCATGTTCTCGCAGTCTCTTCCTATTCTTGGTCGTCAGCTGCTAAGTCCTCGCTCAAAAAAGGTTCCGTTTGCCATTCAGGTTCCTGCAAATGGGTCACTTGACAACCTCCTTCCCGGCTGGGGCACCGGAAAGCTGGTTTCCTTGGTCACAGCGACTGTCGATTCTCGCCAAACAAGGAGACTTGGCGCCAACCCTTTCCCAGGTGCCAGTGATACCCACACGTCCTTTGTCCTCGCCAATGGTAGTCTTGTGCAACATACGGATAAAGTCTCGACTAAAGGCATTGTCAAGTATAAATTCCCCAAGACGCCTGACGGGACCGAACAATGGGCTTTTGCATTCTACAGCAGGAGATCTCTCATCAAGAATCTCAAGTTTAGCAGCAACGATACTAAACCTATCTATTCCAATGGCTCGTACACGGTGGATCACTTTAGCGCAAAAGGAGCAAAGGTAACCATCAGATTTTGGCAGAACTACATTCTCAAGAATAGCAATGTGCGATCATTAATCAAGCAGTGTGCAGGAGCTGGTAAGAAAACCTTGTTTCGTCGGATGTAGTGACCAAAATCATACTAACAACCTGCTACAGGCTGGGAAGATAGTCCGGAGATACTCAGCACCATAACATGGACACCCGACATTCCGAAGCTCTTTAAAAGGCGCCATGGCTACGACCTCCTCACATACTTGCCGCTTATTATGTATAAGAGCAACAACCTTGCCATACAGGCTGGAGTTCTGGGACCCTTTGAAGCCGTGCTGAACACGCCGGACAAAGGCCAAGGCGTTGTGAATGACTTCGTCGAGATCCTGGAACTGTGCTATCGTGAATACATCACGACTCTCCGGGACTGGCTACAGACGAACCTCGGGCTGAACTTCAGAACTCAAGTTTCATACAACTTGCCCATGGATATGGGCGCTAATGTCCCGTTTGTCGATATTCCCGAAGCTGAAAGTCTGGGATTCCACGACAACCCCGACGCTTACAAACAATACATTGGACCAGCAGTCTTGGCAGGCAAGAAGGTTGTTTCGAATGAACTTGGTGCCATGCCTGGGAGACCTTATTCTCAGCTTCTAACTGAGCTGCTCTTCTCTGCTGACGCGGCCTTCACTGCTAACACAAACAAGTTTGTTCTGCACGGGCAGCCATACAGTGGCAATTATTACAACACTACATGGCCAGGGTACACCCCCTTCCAGTACGGCTTTTCCGAGCTGTATTCTCCTCGACATCCCGCATGGGAGCATGGCCTGGATGAAGTATTGGGCTATCTTGGGAGAGCACAGCATTCAATGCAAATGGGCGTAGCAAATTTAGACGTTGCTATATACAACAAGGTGGCCAAAACGGACCCTCTCTGGACTTCCAATGTTTATGCTGAGaatgatcttgagaaagCTAGTGAGTTGATGCTTAATCGTTATCGCTATCCAAGACTGACCCTACTCAAAAGGCTACACCTATGCCTACGTCACTCCAGCAAACTTCAAGCTTCCGCAAGCTTACGTCGATAATAAAGTCCTTGCGCCAAATACGGGTGGCTTTAAAGCACTGGTCCTTCCAGGCCGCAGCAATATCACCCTACAAGCTATAGAAGACATCACAAGGTTCGCCAAAGCTGGATTGCCAGTCATTTTGGTTGATTCTCCCGTGTTCCTGCCGACAAACCGACGTGATGAAGAGATTAAGACCTGGGATGCATATAAGAGCTTGCTCAAACTACCATCTGTCCACCAGAGCAAGAAGAGTAAAGTTGCTGCTACTCTTCAGTCTCTGGGGATAAGGCCAAAGGTCACAGCTATCTCTGACAAGCTATGGAAGCATGCACGTAGATGGGATCCGGTAAGTGGCATGGACTTGATATTCATACTCGGTGCATCACAGCCTTCAACCGGGATCGTCAAGATTGCCTCCAAAGGTGTGCCTTACTGGTTCGATGCCTGGACAGGCACCCAAGAGCCAGTTCTTTTCTACAGCGCTGATAGACTTTATGGAACTATCAACATCCCCTTGTCACTAGCAGCCAACCAGACAGCCATCATAGCCGTAAGCAACAAGCCGCTCAAGTACGTTGAGACACCAGTCGTCCACATTTCCAAGAAGCCGGCTGGTATTTTGGGGGGCAAGCTTACAAACAGGCACGAGATAGAGCTTCATGCTACCTCAAGGAGCTCTGGTGGCAGGGTAACACTGAGTAACGGAGCTTCACATTCTATCAAGTATTTTGACTCGCCCGAAGAAATACAGCTCGAGAAATGGACCTTGACTGCGGAACATTGGGAAGCGCCGTCAAACTTTTCAGATGCATCTGCGATTGCTTCGAAGCGTAACTCGACACACACCTTGACAGCTCCTCTCAAGTCCTGGACAGAACTCGGTCCAGAGCTCACCAACTCTTCTGGCCTTGGCTACTACCGCACATCGTTCACGTGGCCACCCTCACAATACTCTACCAAGAACCTCGATGGTGCGTACGTCAAGTTCGAGCCAGTCATGCATGCTATGAAGTTGTGGGTGAACGGAAAGCGTCTACCTCCTGTCGACCCCAGGAATCCCGTTGTAGATCTTGGTCCTTTTATGAAGCGTGGAGAGAATGAGATCTTGGCTGTTGTCCCAACTACAATATGGAACTATGTTAGGAGTCTTCTTCCCAGGATTAGGAATGCAGGTGATACTCCACTTGAGATTTCAACTCAGGATATCCAGCTGAAATGGCCGACGCCGGCTAAGACGGACAACGGGTTGGTGGGGAGGGTGTATCTCGTACCTTATCACAAGGTGACTTTGAGGCTCTGAGACTTTGATTGGGGCTTGGGTATGGAGACAAATCAAGCTTTAAGCAAGATGGATGTGTATTTATTTATTCAGCGTGCGCTCATGAATAAGCATCGCCCACTAAGTATCATGTGCTTTTTATCTGTGTTGGCAGCCAAGAGTTTAACCTTACAGGTTGCAATCAGCTACATAGTTGCATCGCCCGCTAAAGTTCTTGGTGTATCAGAAGAGGAACAACAGAGATTTGCGATAGAGTTCATGAAGAGCTTTTTCGTGTAGCCGTGATACATATCTCATCTACTGTAAAAACAATCGTCAACTGTGAGTGCATGTGCTAACATACTCAAATTGTGGCAGAAGGACACGCAGGAAACGGCCATTAGTCGGACTTAAGGCGGCATTGTGTGTATAGGCAGCAACACCAGCGGTAGTTTGCGAGTTTCCCCACTGCATCGAGATGACTTTCGTCTGCCAAGCAAGCTACAGCGAGTGGTAATGAACGATCTAGTTTAATCTAATCAATATTGAGTACCTTCCTTCGCTAGAAACTCGATCTTATAAACGAGCTTCGGCACCTCTGAGGTGAAAACGATgactcaagctcttctggtCTCCAGCATATTGGCCGACCTGGAACAGGATCGAGCGAGCCGTGAGCCTAAGGTCGCCTTCTTCCCAACGGCGAAAAGGAGCGAGAGATGTCTTTACTTGCACCCACTTTGTCTCCTGTCCCGATAGCTCAACTACCTGAAATCCAGCAAGTAGGCGGTTTGGAAAGTCGTGTTGACCTGGTCCTAGGTCCGGGCAGCCATAAATCTGCACCACGCAGTGGCCTTGCCTAGACCCAGTATTTCTTACCCTTGCTCCAACTTGCAGACTCAAAGTCTCGTCCAATGAGGAAGTATCAAAGTCAATGCACTCAACTTCAAAAGTTGTGTATGATAGACCGAAGCCTAGTGGGTAAGCTGCCTCGACGCCCATCTTATCGAGCATCCTCTGACCAAACCACTTGTCGTAAGTAACTTGGTTGGCGTCTGGGTCAAACGAAGGTAGATGGACTTCTGCTCGTGGCATGCTCCAGGGAAGGTGGCCGCTTGGACTGGATCTGCCAGCGAGGACATCGGCTAAAGCCCTTCCATTTTCACAGCCATTGTACCAATTTATGAGTATCGAAGGAACAATATCGTGCCATTCCTCAATGATGACAGCGCCAGCGGTGATGATAGATACGATAGTTGTTGGATTGGTCTTGACAACAGCCCGGATTAGCTCCACGTCTTCTGGTGCGAGACGAACACTTCTGCGATCGCCGCCAACTGGACGACTTGCTAGATCATCCTCCGGCCGAGCGCCAGTTCCAGCCTGAGGGCGATGTGAGGCATCAGCCGCCTTGGCTCTACCTTCAACAACCCGCTGCGCTTCTGGAGATCCATCAGGTTGGGGAAGCAACGCCAGAGCCTCTCCGTCATTCTCCCACGAGGGCTTGAGGAATTCTCCTTCGTCATCGCCGTCGTAGCCAACCATTACTATGGCCACTTCAGACTTTCTTGCCGCTTCCACTGCAGCCCTGATATCTCTGGATGCTGAAAGAGTGATTGATGTATGTGGGAGTTGCTCTTTCAGGCCTTGGTAGGGAGAGATGACTTCAGGGCAGTGGACCCAAGATGAGGCGCGATCGCCAGTCAGTGCAGTATCGGCGTGTCTACCAACTATAGCGCAAGTCTTGATGGATTGCGATAGAGGAAGAAGTGGCTGTTCATTGATGAGGCCATTCTTGAGCAAAACAATGGCTCTTGAGGCAACAGTCCTCGCCAACTCACGGTGTTCTCTACCAAACACGACCGCCCTTTCCGGCTCGACCGATTGGCGATTGGCATAGAACGTCAGCTGAGTTTGTATGATACGGCTGGCTATTCTGTCAATATCAGACCAGCTTATCTCTCCTGACTCAAGGGCAGGACGCAGAGATGTCTGCCTGCGATTCTGGAAAGGGCATTCGATGTCGAGATCCGCTTTAACTGACTTGACTCCGTCTCGCAGACCAAACAGCCAGTCTGTAATGACGATGCCCGAAAAGCTCCATCTCTCGCGCAAGATGTTACGAATGAGAGCGACTGACTCGCCTGCCCATTCTCCATTGATAGAATTGTAGGCCGTCATGATGGAGAGTGCGCCAGCGTCAATGCACCGTTTGAAATGGGGCAGATAGACCTCATGAAGTGCACAAGCGTCGATCGACACGTTGACACGGAATCGAGCCGTCTCCATTGAGTTGAGAGCAAAATGCTTGACACATGCCATTACATTTTCCTGCAGACCGCGAACATGCGCAGCCCCAAACTCGCCCAAGAGAAGAGGATCCTCGCCGTAAGTCTCTTGCACACGACCCCAAGCTGGATGTCGTGGTACGTTTACGCAGACGCTTCCTACGCAGTTGGCTCCATAGACTCGAGCTTCGCGACCGATGGCTCGCGCGACGCTTTCCTCTAGTGCGGTATCCCAGGTTGCACCTCGAGCTGTGCTGCACGGAAAGACGGTGGCCTGGTTGATGTTGACTCCTCGAGGACCGTCGCAGTATTGTACGCCTGGGATTCCCAGACGATCTAGTTTTCCGTGGCTATAGGGTCGCTTTGTGTATTCGCCGCCAAAAAGATGGGAGAAACCTTTCCAGAAAGGCGGGTCGCCATGTAGCAAACCCAGTTTCTCATCTTGGGTGAGCTGTTGAAGCAAGGTTTGCGCAAGTCTTGGGGCGTCCTTTCCGCCCTGGAGCTGTTTGACTGCTCGATGGAAATTGAGACTTTCCTCCATATTGGCTAGGGAGTGGCTAAACTGCACTTGAAAGTGGCTTGGCGTTCAAACTGGCAGGGGCACAAGGCGGTCTGGGCAATCTTCTGGATGGATTGTTCGCTGGAATTACTGCATTTACTCACTACTCATGTTATAGTGGTTTTTTCTTATAGGTACAATCTATACAATGCCCCTCCATTGATTCTAGTTCACTTCCCGTGCCACCGGTCTTGTAAGGAGCATCCTTAGTACTGTGATCGTGCAGTTGAGGCTCGGCCATATTGCTAGCGAGCCCAGCCGGAACGCCAAGAACGTAGAACACTGGGCGAAGGATCTGGGTGTGGACCAATCAAAAGTGCGCGGGCCGGTAGTCAGGGTTATCACCCTCTGGTCTGGCCAATAGTTACCTGACAGCCAAACTTTCCCATTCATGCCTGTATTACGATCTCTCCGGCGGCCTCCAAACGACAAACACCAATCCACATGGAGATTGGATTGCGTTTGTTCCGGTATCAGTTACGTAAAAACGTGAATCCATTCGCCTGGCTAAGTCCAAAACATGAACCCCTCCTCGGCCGGCCGGTGTGGATCCCGGCCTGTCTTCCTACCGGCATGTACTTATCCGAGCAGAAACGGCTGAGACAGAGGCTATTTAACAAACAATGGTGCAGGATCTATATAATTGGATATTCACCATGTCAGTGGGGCACCCGGTCAAGTCCTTCCGCCAAGTCCAGTAGGAACATGTTCCTTCAGATCAGGTGCGGCCTCAAAGTTGTCAACTCCAAGAACCAGGCGCTGATCCAACACTTCACACGTCAATCTTGTTTTCGCCGGCTTGTGTCATTGGCCTTCTTGTTAAGAAACTTCTAAAACAAAGTTCACAGAAATGAGCAAGAGAATCATTGTTACTGGCGGTTCGGGCAAGGCTGGCAGGCATATCATCGAATACCTGTtagctcaaggccatcaaaTCTTGAACTTGGATCTAGTACCGTTACCAGTCGACTTTTCCCAAAAGGTTCACACTTTACGATGCGACCTTACAGATGGCGGGCAGGTCTATAGCGCTCTTTCATCCCATTTCAGACTCACTGAACCGTTTCGAGAGCCTATCAACGATCCTCCCGATGCGGTCTTGCACCTCGCCGGGGTCGCGAGAAACATGCTTGTCCCTGACATTGAGACCTTTCGGGTAAACACTCTTGGAGCCTATAACATCATAGAGGCATCTTGTCGTCTGGGTGTCAAGAAAATAATCCTGGCAAGCTCCGTCTGTGTCTACGGAGTTACCTACGCTGAGGGCGATGTAGACTTTGAAGCATTCCCTGTAGACGAGAGTCATGATCCCAATCCGATGGACGTCTATTCTCTGTCCAAGATTTGTGCTGAGCGTACGGCGAGGAGCTTTGCGACTAAATTTGATGTCGATATTTATGCACTACGCATCGGCGCTGTTGTTTGCCCCCACGAGTACAACAAAGTGTTTCACAGTTATGTAAACGATGTTGAGAAGTGGAAGGTTCATGGGTGGTCCTATGTGGATGTCCGTGATTTGGGCAAAATTTGTTCACTTGCGCTAAGCAGAGACGACTTGGGGTATCAGGTTTTCAACGCGACAAACGATGAGATCACGAATAAGAGAAATACTACAGAGCTTCTAAAGGAGCAGTGCCCAAACATACCTCTCACAAGAACCATGGGTGCTCGGGAGGCGCCTATTAGTAATGCAAAGATCAAAGAGCTCTTAGGGTTTGAGGCAGACTATAGATGgagagattt from Fusarium oxysporum Fo47 chromosome III, complete sequence harbors:
- a CDS encoding glycoside hydrolase family 3 C-terminal domain-containing protein, which translates into the protein TIVSIITAGAVIIEEWHDIVPSILINWYNGCENGRALADVLAGRSSPSGHLPWSMPRAEVHLPSFDPDANQVTYDKWFGQRMLDKMGVEAAYPLGFGLSYTTFEVECIDFDTSSLDETLSLQVGARIYGCPDLGPGQHDFPNRLLAGFQVVELSGQETKWVQVKTSLAPFRRWEEGDLRLTARSILFQVGQYAGDQKSLSHRFHLRGAEARL
- a CDS encoding glycoside hydrolase superfamily, translating into MEESLNFHRAVKQLQGGKDAPRLAQTLLQQLTQDEKLGLLHGDPPFWKGFSHLFGGEYTKRPYSHGKLDRLGIPGVQYCDGPRGVNINQATVFPCSTARGATWDTALEESVARAIGREARVYGANCVGSVCVNVPRHPAWGRVQETYGEDPLLLGEFGAAHVRGLQENVMACVKHFALNSMETARFRVNVSIDACALHEVYLPHFKRCIDAGALSIMTAYNSINGEWAGESVALIRNILRERWSFSGIVITDWLFGLRDGVKSVKADLDIECPFQNRRQTSLRPALESGEISWSDIDRIASRIIQTQLTFYANRQSVEPERAVVFGREHRELARTVASRAIVLLKNGLINEQPLLPLSQSIKTCAIVGRHADTALTGDRASSWVHCPEVISPYQGLKEQLPHTSITLSASRDIRAAVEAARKSEVAIVMVGYDGDDEGEFLKPS